GTGCATATTTTAGAATTTTCCTGAGTTAATTTCTTTCTAATTTCTAAGGCTCTTAATAGTGAGGCTTCTGCATTTTTATAATCTTCTTTATTTGCTTGTGTAACTCCTAAATTATTTAGAGCTGTTGCTAAATAATGTAGATAGATATCTGGATTTTCTTGAGATAATTTATCAAAAATATTTAACGCTCTTTGGTATGATATTTCTGCATCTATATAATTACCTAGTTCATTCTGAAGAACTCCAAAATTATTTAAGACGTCTGCAATTTTAGGTTCATAAGCTTCTGGATTGTTTTTAGCTAGGTCGTTGTAAATTTCCAAAGCTTTTTGGTAAGATATTTTTGCACTAGTGTGATCTCCAAAATTTCGACTTAATAAATTACCTATGTTGTTTAATGTATTGGCTAAAAAAGGGTCGTACTTAGTCGGATTTTTCTTTGCTAATTCATCGTAGATTTCGAGGGCTTTTTGATATGCTTCTCCTGAGCTTATGTAGTCTCCCATTTTTCTTTTTAAAACTCCTAGATTATTATGGATATTTGCAATTTGATCATGATGTGTTTTGCTATCTTTCTCTGTTGATGAGATGAAGAGGTTCAAAGCTTTTTTGTATGATTCTTCAGCAATTTTATAATCCCCTTCATTACTTTGTAGTCCCCCTAAATTTATCAAGACAATAGCTACATTAAATGAATATTCTTGCGAGTTTTCTTCATTCAATTTGTGATAGAGTTTTAAAGCTTTTTGGTACGATATCTTTGCTTCTGTGTAGTTCCCTTTCTTATTTTGTAATATTCCTAAATCGGAAAGAGTATCAGCTATATCAAGGGAATATTCCCCTGGATGTTTCTGATCTAATCTATTATATAACTCTAAGGCTTTTAGGTATTGGGTAATAGATTCATTAAAGAAATTGAATTTGAAAAGATATCGAGCGTAATTATAATAATTATCGGGTCTAGGCTCTATTCTTATTAATTCATCGTAAAAACTTTTCGTCTTTTCGTGGTTTAAAAATGGTAGTGTTTGTCTTATTGATTCTTTTAAAATAGAAATACCTTTTTCTTTATGATTGATGTAAATATCTGAAAGTTGATCTAAATTTTTATTATCAACGGCAATTTTTATCTTCTCAAATACATTCGATAATTCCAAATTCCCAATTTTCTGAAGTCTTTCTATTTCCGTTTCGAGCTCTACTCTGTTTTTAAATATTACATTAGCTACTTTTTTAAGTATCTCTTGTAGTTTTATAGAGATCTTCTTAGTAAGATATAAATCATTAATAATTTGGATAACTTCAACTTTTCCATTAGCGAAGGGTAGTTTATTTAAATGTTCTCCAATTTCAATAGGGTCAATTTTTGTATTTTCAAATATTTCAGACAATAAAATAGAATCATCAATTTTACTAGGGGTGTTATTCTCCATAGTTTTTTTGTTGATCTTTATTTCAAGCTTCTTTATTTCCCAATTTTCATCAATTTGAATTTTATTATATTCATTACTAAACCTTGAATACGGTAATATTAATTCGATAAATTTATTTGCTTTTCTGTAATCATCCTGACGGTATTTCTTATTTGTTAAAATAATGGAATTAAAAAACATTTTTACTGTATCTATGGAGTACTCCAGATATTCGTCAGTTCCTTCTTTGTAGTTGCAAAATATTAGAGCTATTATTGAATTGATACTTTCTAAGGTGAATTCTTCATTATTTATTTGGGTATTAAAATTGGCTATATTTTTATTAACTTGGTTCATATAATTTAATTTTTCATTTCGCTCTCCTAGATTATTAATTTGAGTTTCCATTTCTTCTACACCATTAGATATAATAGGTCCAAGCGTCTTACTGATTTGTAATATACTTTCCAGAGAAGATCGCCTTATTCCAAATCTTGATTTCTTATTTCTTCCTTTTCCCATAGCTTATATTAATTTTTCTGTAAAGGTCGGATTTTTCATTCAATTTTTCATTTTTCTCATTCAAATATTCATTCTTGATTATCAGTTTATTACATCACATTTGTATCAAGCAAAAAAAAAGAGGCCTACTCACTCTGGCAAGTGAATAGACCATGAAATTTTCGCTAACCTCAAAAAAACTACTACATAAATTTGAGGCTTACTATGAAGTTCTATTATTCTAGATCAAGAACTCCAACGAGCTCCAATTTCATTACTGATTCTTTCACGAATCGAAGAAATTGTCAATCAAATTTCAGTAGGTGATTTTGAGATTTTCATTAACGAAAAAATCTGATCATCATGAACAAGTTTAACTTTCATTCAGAAGGTCGTCATCTAGACCTTAACAAAGAGCTAAAAAAACATTTTAGCCAATCTCCAAATTGTGATTCGAACATTGAATCAAAACCAATACACCGCTACGAAGTTCTTAACGAAGTGATTTCCTTTGACCACTTATACGCATACTTAATCAAGTATGACTATAAGCCAACAACAATTATCGAGGAGGGAGGAGCTTTTTATAATCCTAGAGAAGTTGACTTTTTAACTTTTGCCGTTCAAGACGAATATTTCCCACAAGATATTATGGAGATATTTAACCAATCAGGTGCAGATCTTCCTGCAAAACTAGAATGGGATCGCCTGCAAATCTTTCTACACGAAAAAGCAAACAAGTAATCCATCAACACCACCCCAAATCTTGGGGTGGTGTTTTATCCACCCTATTATATAAACCAAAAATCAAAAGACCATGAAAAAACACAGTATCATGATCCACGAGAACTTTGAGAAGCAGTTCTCCAAAAAGACAGTCGCCATTCAAAAGGATGTTTCTGTTAAAGTAAAAAGCTTATCTGCTTTAAGTAGTTCAGACTTACAATCCTTTCTTATGTATGTTGTAGGGCTTTATCAAAATCTAATTTTCGATTTACACAAATCAATTCAATGGGCTGGACAGCTGAAGGAATATTTACAGTTAAAAGCTGAATCAGAAGAGAAGGTTGAAGTTCTTCAAGAAGAAAAGAAACAACTCGAAGAGAAAATCAGAAAACACCGACTCAATAGCGAAAAGGAAGACATTGCATACTTGTCCCATGTAATGAAGCGATGGAAATTTATCGTTGTCATTATTGCTTTACTTCTTGTGTCCGAAACTGGATTTAATGTAAAGGCATTTCAAGTTGTATCTTCCAATCTACTTATAGCAACATTAATGTCCGCAGGACTTGGAATTTGCTTGATTTTTTCCGCACATTTTGTGCCAAAAATAGTAAACAAATACGCTAAAAATCTTTTGCAGAAGGTTATGTTTTGGATCATCAGCATAGGAGTGATGGCAATCATCTTCTATTTTATTGGAGAGATGCGAATGGCATATTTCACTGTCATGAATGACCAAAATGCCTATGGCATCACATCAACACATTTTGTTGCTATAAACATCATATTCTTTATCTGCGCTTCTATGTTATCGAGCTTTTACGCCCCAACTGTTGAGCAAAGACAGACCTTCCTTAAAAATCAGAAAAGCCGAGAACTTTTTACCGAGTATCAAAAACGAATCAAAGAAATTGATGGGGAGTTAAGCATGATTCCAAAAGAATTGTCGGAAAAGGAAAATCTTGTGAGTTCACTACTGATTTACATCCATGAACAGGAACGCTTAATTGATGGTTCTTATCAAGAAACGCTTAGAACAGCTCTTTTAGAGCTAGAGTTACAAACAGGGAAGAGTATCTCGAAAATCGAAGAAATCCCAAGTTTAACCATGAAGTACGAATCAACAAATTATGAAGATTATGTATAAGATGATACTCATTTTATTCGCTTTGCTTTTGGCTGGATGCCAGGAGCAAAGTTCAAAACAAAGTTCTTCAGTAAGTATATGTGTTTTGGAAGACAAATCTGAAGATTTCGAAATCCAACCATCAGCGACATGGCTAAAGCAAATGGTAGATATAGAAAACCTCGACTCGATTAGTATCAGCTATGAAGTTTTAAATGATCTTCCATTTCACGGAACAACAGAAATCCAATTCAATAGAACAACAGGACTTTTATCCAACGAG
This region of Flavobacteriales bacterium genomic DNA includes:
- a CDS encoding tetratricopeptide repeat protein — translated: MGKGRNKKSRFGIRRSSLESILQISKTLGPIISNGVEEMETQINNLGERNEKLNYMNQVNKNIANFNTQINNEEFTLESINSIIALIFCNYKEGTDEYLEYSIDTVKMFFNSIILTNKKYRQDDYRKANKFIELILPYSRFSNEYNKIQIDENWEIKKLEIKINKKTMENNTPSKIDDSILLSEIFENTKIDPIEIGEHLNKLPFANGKVEVIQIINDLYLTKKISIKLQEILKKVANVIFKNRVELETEIERLQKIGNLELSNVFEKIKIAVDNKNLDQLSDIYINHKEKGISILKESIRQTLPFLNHEKTKSFYDELIRIEPRPDNYYNYARYLFKFNFFNESITQYLKALELYNRLDQKHPGEYSLDIADTLSDLGILQNKKGNYTEAKISYQKALKLYHKLNEENSQEYSFNVAIVLINLGGLQSNEGDYKIAEESYKKALNLFISSTEKDSKTHHDQIANIHNNLGVLKRKMGDYISSGEAYQKALEIYDELAKKNPTKYDPFLANTLNNIGNLLSRNFGDHTSAKISYQKALEIYNDLAKNNPEAYEPKIADVLNNFGVLQNELGNYIDAEISYQRALNIFDKLSQENPDIYLHYLATALNNLGVTQANKEDYKNAEASLLRALEIRKKLTQENSKICTSNLNKTLANIETLQSKKNNSRE